The Aspergillus luchuensis IFO 4308 DNA, chromosome 7, nearly complete sequence genome has a segment encoding these proteins:
- a CDS encoding uncharacterized protein (SECRETED:SignalP(1-19)), whose product MQFTTILSLAIAAVVPALAADNAAQENIEASVFPLPHFNGPPTFNDGDASCFTSVTGEIHSVKQVHGITCHIYFDHNCGGDNLPVTVDIPDVVHAHHNPALSARCYR is encoded by the exons ATGCAATTCACCACCATCCTTTCTCTGGCCATCGCGGCCGTCGTTCCCGCTCTGGCTGCGGATAACGCTGCTCAGGAGAACATCGAG GCCTccgtcttccccctcccccacttCAACGGTCCTCCCACCTTCAACGACGGTGACGCATCTTGCTTCACTTC CGTCACCGGCGAGATCCACTCCGTCAAGCAGGTTCATGGCATTACCTGCCACATCTACTT CGACCACAACTGCGGCGGCGACAACCTTCCCGTCACCGTTGACATCCCTGATGTCGTTCACGCTCACCACAACCCCGCTCTCAGCGCTCGCTGCTACCGATAG
- a CDS encoding uncharacterized protein (COG:S;~EggNog:ENOG410PNB3;~InterPro:IPR023149,IPR029063,IPR041698;~PFAM:PF05401,PF13489,PF13649,PF08242,PF08241, PF05175,PF13847;~go_function: GO:0030798 - trans-aconitate 2-methyltransferase activity [Evidence IEA]), which produces MFRPRLSLTPQRITQLLTHPAKMSDWSATQYLKFADERAIPTQDLLSHIPLQSPSHIVDLGCGPGNSTAMLSARYPSCPSIAGIDSSPNMIARAKESSTSTSNTTFAVADVESYSPPPDHPVDLFFSNAVLHWLPRSTRLPTIRRLLLTLPPGGVFAFQVPDTLNLPSHTSMREVARTGPWAEHLRSALVERDELDSPEEIYDALVDVCENLRIWETVYYHSLGDWRDIVEWVKGTGLRPYLDGLRGEEERKEFLRVYEGLLRERYEKRADGRVMLRYPRLFVVAVRK; this is translated from the coding sequence ATGTTCCGTCCTCGACTATCACTCACTCCCCAGCGAATCACCCAACTCCTCACCCACCCGGCCAAAATGTCCGACTGGAGCGCAACTCAATACCTCAAATTCGCCGACGAGCGCGCCATCCCCACCCAAGATCTACTATCACACATCCCATTGCAATCTCCCTCCCACATCGTCGATCTTGGCTGCGGCCCCGGAAACTCCACCGCCATGCTTTCCGCCCGCTACCCATCCTGCCCGAGCATCGCCGGTATCGACTCCTCCCCAAACATGATCGCTCGCGCCAAGGAGTCATCTACATCTACTTCAAACACCACCTTCGCTGTCGCCGACGTGGAATCCTACTCTCCCCCACCAGACCACCCCGtagatctcttcttctccaatgcCGTCCTCCACTGGCTGCCCCGCTCCACTCGTCTCCCTACTATCCGCAGACTCTTACTGACTCTTCCCCCGGGCGGCGTCTTCGCCTTCCAGGTCCCGGATACCTTGAACCTGCCATCGCATACTTCCATGCGGGAGGTCGCGAGGACGGGGCCCTGGGCGGAACATCTACGGAGTGCGCTTGTGGAGAGGGATGAGTTGGATTCCCCTGAAGAAATCTATGATGCGTTGGTGGATGTTTGTGAGAATCTGAGGATCTGGGAGACTGTGTACTATCATTCCCTTGGGGATTGGAGGGACATTGTCGAGTGGGTGAAGGGGACGGGGTTGAGGCCGTATTTAGATGGgttgaggggagaggaggaacgGAAGGAGTTTTTGAGGGTGTATGAGGGATTGTTGAGGGAGAGGTATGAGAAGAGGGCCGATGGGAGAGTGATGTTGAGATATCCCAggttgtttgttgttgctgttagGAAGTGA